The Candidatus Neomarinimicrobiota bacterium nucleotide sequence GCTGCTGTGGCTATCTTTATTCCTGTGGCCATGCAGATGGCTTCTAAGTTTCGAATTTCACCATCAAAGATACTGATCCCATTGTCATATGCAGCTATCTATGGTGGTACAATCACTCTCATTGGAACATCAACCAATCTCCTGGTAAGTTCAGTTGGAGAATCTCACGGCCTGAAGCCTTTGGGAATGTTTGAATTCTTGCCCCTGGGGATCATTTTTCTACTGGTTGGCTCAGTTTACAATCTTGTTTTCTTACCACGCCTCCTACCATCTCGAGCTCCGGTCAGTACTCTGGTAGGTAAATATCATATGGCACCATATCTGACTGAGTTTCGAATAGCAGAAGGTTCACCTTTGATCGGGTCAAGTTGTCGGAAAAAACAGATAAATGAACGCTACGAAATTACAGTTCTTGCAATTATCAGAGAAGGTATTCAGGTAACCTCAGATATTGGCAATATGATCCTTCAGGCAGGAGATACCCTGTTGACAAAAGGCAGTGTTGAAAAGTTTGTGAAGTTTCATCAGCAGGAAAAGGTGCTTGCTCTTACAGATATCAAATTAAGTGAAAAAGAATTACAGGCGGGTGATAATGTACTAGTAGAAGGACTTGTTGGGTCTGAGTCAGGTCTTGCTGGTAAAACTTTGAGTGAACTTGAATTCCGTCGGAAGTACCGCGCTTTTGTGCTGGCTATAGGCCGTCGTGGTGAGATGCTTAAGCAAAAGATTGCTCATATCCGGTTGCGGTTTGCTGATACCATGCTTATGCTCATGCCAATGGATCGTATTGCTGAAATACGAAATGACCCTGATTTGATTATCTTACAACATCATGAAGTTAATCTGAGGAAGAAGAAGATTCGTTGGTTGGCAGTAATTGTCATACCGATAATGATGTTGTTGGCGGCCACGGGTCTCGTAGATATTATGATAGCAGCCTTTTCAGGAATGTTTTTACTATTGGTTTCCAAACACATTTCTACCCGGGAAGCTTATGGTGCAATTAATTGGTCTGTGATAGTATTCATCGCAGCCTTCATTCCCTTTGGAACCGCACTGGAAACAAGTGGGGCAGCTCTGCTCATTGGACAAAACATTACTCTCTTAGCCAATCTGTTCCCGGAATCGCTTGTTCCATATGCTCTGCTTTCAATATTGTATTTCATAACGAGTTTAAGCACCGAACTGATATCAAATAATGCAGCAGCAATCGTATTAACACCGATAGCTATTGCA carries:
- a CDS encoding SLC13 family permease, with protein sequence MSLAIVGIFAIMILLLILLILDVIPIDVLGIGLLLILWYTGYVDGAEAVAGFSNKAVLTVAAMFVLSHALVKTGVMENLAQYFIDLENKQRWLGMGLFLVTTSLFSGFINNVAAVAIFIPVAMQMASKFRISPSKILIPLSYAAIYGGTITLIGTSTNLLVSSVGESHGLKPLGMFEFLPLGIIFLLVGSVYNLVFLPRLLPSRAPVSTLVGKYHMAPYLTEFRIAEGSPLIGSSCRKKQINERYEITVLAIIREGIQVTSDIGNMILQAGDTLLTKGSVEKFVKFHQQEKVLALTDIKLSEKELQAGDNVLVEGLVGSESGLAGKTLSELEFRRKYRAFVLAIGRRGEMLKQKIAHIRLRFADTMLMLMPMDRIAEIRNDPDLIILQHHEVNLRKKKIRWLAVIVIPIMMLLAATGLVDIMIAAFSGMFLLLVSKHISTREAYGAINWSVIVFIAAFIPFGTALETSGAALLIGQNITLLANLFPESLVPYALLSILYFITSLSTELISNNAAAIVLTPIAIAAANNLGIDARPLIFTICYAASASFMTPIGYKTNLMVYGPGKYRFTDYIRAGAPLNLIFWIIASVLIPVIWPF